Genomic segment of Gemmatimonadota bacterium:
TCGATTCCATCGTCCGGACCAAACGGCATGGGGAGTTTTACCGCTTTGAATCCCAGTTCGAGGTACCACGCGATATCGAACCCCGTGGCGTAGCAGAAGATGCGGTCCTTCTGCGGTCCACCGAGCAGTTCATACACGGGCCGGCCCAGCAGCTTTCCTTTCAGATCCCACAAGGCCAGATCCACGGCGCTGATGGCGTAGCTCGTCGCGCCCTGGCTTCCGTAGGCAGCGCTCGCGCGAACCATGAGATCGTAGCACTTTTCCGTGGCCATGACGGACTGCCCCGTCAATAGCGGCCTGAAATGCTCGTTGACTATCGGGAGGACGGGACCGCTATGCTGGGTCAGTCCCAGTCCGAAAGTACCGTCGTCCGCTTCCACGATACACGCCGCGGAAGGCCAGGAGGGTCCCGCGTCCCCGCGCCTGCCCCGGTATTCCGGGTAGCGGTCCATGGGGCCCGACGGTTGGCGTCCTTCTCGTTGCAGCGATGTCTTTTTCGCCTTCCTGGCCCGGGACAGGTCCACGGGGAAGGCGCGGATATTCCGGATTTTCATGGGGCTACCCCTTGCCGTCCGTCATCCGGGTCGCCCACCGGGTCGTCCTCCGGGCCGCCGTCCGTGTCGTCCTTGACGATGTCCTTGACGTGGTTATAATGGGCGGTCTCGATCAGTTCCAGCGTTTCGGGGGACAGCACGGCCTTGATCTCATCCGGAAACGGCATGGCCAGTCCGGCGTGCTGGGGCTTGTACCGAAGCACCAGGATGCGCCGGATCCGGTCACCGGGCCGCCATTCGAGGATGCCGTGGGTCATGAGCTCGGAAGTCACGATGATGTCGCCCGCCCGGGGCGTGATGTTGACCACGCCCGGCGCGAGGTCCTCCACGCCGTGCATGAGTCCGTTGTTGAACAGGCTGTCCGGCCGGGGGAAATTGGCCTTGTGGGATCCGGGCAGCACGATGAGGCCGCCGTCTCCGGGTAATACGTCGTCCAGGTAGGGAAACACGATGATGTCGTCGCAGTAGACCCGTCCATGATGGGTCTCGTAGCGGGTGCTTTCCCAGCCGAAACCCTCCCGTGCGCAGTGCAGGCCCCCCACGGCCGGTTCCCCGGGGCGGTCCACCTGGAGCGTGCCGCTGATCAGCCGGGGCTTGTCGTTGGTGAGTTCCCGCACGATGGGCCAGATCGACGGATGGCGGGTGAGGGCCTCAAGCGACTTGTCGAAGGCGAAGCCGTGGAGGTGGC
This window contains:
- a CDS encoding phytanoyl-CoA dioxygenase family protein, with the protein product MMTPEQRYLFDVFGYLHIENALSKQELETCQRASARYMNTPEDKLPPGFGFDGKRHLHGFAFDKSLEALTRHPSIWPIVRELTNDKPRLISGTLQVDRPGEPAVGGLHCAREGFGWESTRYETHHGRVYCDDIIVFPYLDDVLPGDGGLIVLPGSHKANFPRPDSLFNNGLMHGVEDLAPGVVNITPRAGDIIVTSELMTHGILEWRPGDRIRRILVLRYKPQHAGLAMPFPDEIKAVLSPETLELIETAHYNHVKDIVKDDTDGGPEDDPVGDPDDGRQGVAP